Proteins encoded within one genomic window of Polycladomyces subterraneus:
- a CDS encoding bifunctional riboflavin kinase/FAD synthetase encodes METIHLRYPLQSYEPVPPVALAIGYFDGVHLGHQAVIRQARRMAQERGIQTAVMTFHPHPREVLGQVKMSRYLTPLPEKLKQFAQLGVDRTYVMRFDRDFAGLSKESFVEEVLIPLRVQAVSVGFNFRFGHRAQGCAQDLDVLAKDRFVAEVVMPVVDEGITVSSTRLRRALGDGEMELAHRILGRPYTVKGTVVQGDRRGRTIGFPTANVQPEEPYLIPKNGVYVVQVRRNGRIDTGVMNIGTRPTFDDPVPRHTLEVHLFDVNEDLYGQTLEVAFLHFLREEKRFDSVDALVKQIRADVAQARNWLTTHGWIGQQMG; translated from the coding sequence ATGGAGACGATTCATCTGCGATATCCGTTACAATCCTATGAACCCGTGCCTCCGGTGGCGTTAGCGATTGGCTATTTTGACGGTGTCCACCTGGGACATCAGGCGGTGATTCGGCAAGCCCGGCGGATGGCGCAAGAGCGGGGTATTCAAACAGCGGTGATGACGTTCCATCCCCATCCCAGGGAAGTGTTGGGCCAGGTCAAGATGTCCCGGTACCTTACTCCCCTTCCGGAAAAGCTGAAGCAGTTTGCGCAACTGGGAGTGGACCGAACATATGTGATGAGGTTCGATCGGGATTTCGCTGGTCTTTCCAAGGAATCATTCGTCGAAGAAGTGTTGATTCCGCTCCGTGTACAGGCGGTGTCCGTTGGATTCAACTTTCGGTTTGGCCATCGTGCACAAGGGTGTGCACAAGATCTGGATGTATTGGCAAAGGACCGTTTCGTCGCCGAAGTGGTCATGCCGGTAGTGGATGAAGGTATCACTGTCAGCAGCACGCGCCTGCGCCGTGCACTGGGCGATGGGGAAATGGAGTTGGCCCACCGCATACTGGGACGTCCCTATACCGTGAAGGGAACGGTGGTCCAAGGTGACCGGCGGGGGCGAACCATCGGCTTTCCGACGGCCAATGTGCAACCGGAGGAACCGTATCTCATCCCCAAAAACGGGGTTTATGTGGTACAAGTGCGTCGGAATGGCCGAATCGATACAGGCGTGATGAACATCGGGACCCGTCCTACCTTTGACGATCCCGTTCCGCGGCACACTTTGGAAGTGCATCTGTTCGATGTGAACGAAGACCTGTACGGTCAGACTCTGGAAGTGGCGTTCCTCCATTTTCTGCGAGAAGAGAAACGATTTGATTCCGTGGATGCACTGGTCAAACAGATTCGGGCGGACGTCGCACAGGCACGCAACTGGTTGACGACCCACGGATGGATTGGCCAACAAATGGGCTAG
- the truB gene encoding tRNA pseudouridine(55) synthase TruB, with amino-acid sequence MTIHGIIPVHKAPGMTSHDVVARIRKLTGQRRVGHTGTLDPDVEGVLPVCLGQATRIVEYIQELPKQYLGTMVLGRSTDTEDASGDVLEDRPVDRIDPDDINEVFQRFHGTITQIPPMFSAVKVKGKRLYELAREGKEVKRPSRQVTIYRLHATRIRPEGPYPEVDFDVTCSRGTYVRTLCVDIGKALGYPAHMSRLIRVKSGPFVLEDAVTLEELAEVAADGRWEEVLHPIDAVLGHFPAVVVSGRAESGVLNGQPLECDPVNGCDWEGRLIRVYGDTHGFCGIYRLNNDGVALAEKVFRNG; translated from the coding sequence ATGACGATTCATGGCATCATCCCCGTGCATAAAGCCCCAGGCATGACTTCCCATGATGTGGTGGCCCGTATCCGCAAGCTGACGGGACAAAGGCGCGTTGGCCACACCGGGACGCTGGACCCCGACGTGGAAGGGGTTCTTCCCGTGTGTTTGGGACAAGCCACGCGAATCGTGGAATATATTCAGGAATTGCCCAAACAGTATCTCGGTACCATGGTGCTGGGTCGTTCCACCGACACGGAGGATGCCTCGGGGGATGTGTTGGAGGATCGCCCCGTCGATCGCATTGATCCTGACGATATCAACGAAGTGTTCCAGCGTTTTCACGGCACAATCACGCAGATTCCGCCGATGTTTTCGGCGGTGAAGGTAAAGGGAAAACGGCTATATGAGTTGGCGCGCGAAGGGAAAGAAGTCAAACGCCCGTCAAGACAGGTAACCATATACCGCTTGCACGCTACCCGGATTCGGCCGGAAGGACCCTATCCCGAAGTGGACTTTGATGTCACCTGTTCCCGAGGGACCTATGTGCGGACGCTGTGTGTCGACATCGGCAAAGCGTTGGGTTATCCCGCTCACATGTCCCGTTTGATCCGGGTGAAAAGTGGCCCTTTTGTCTTGGAGGATGCGGTGACATTGGAAGAATTGGCGGAAGTGGCGGCGGACGGAAGATGGGAGGAAGTGCTCCACCCGATCGATGCGGTACTGGGTCATTTTCCGGCTGTCGTGGTATCAGGGCGGGCCGAATCCGGTGTGTTAAACGGACAGCCCCTTGAATGTGACCCAGTCAACGGATGCGATTGGGAAGGGCGTCTGATCCGGGTCTATGGTGACACTCACGGTTTTTGCGGTATTTACCGCTTGAATAATGACGGTGTCGCTTTGGCAGAAAAAGTGTTCCGGAATGGGTGA
- a CDS encoding DHH family phosphoesterase has protein sequence MMWETNNQLEAATRFVQDADRFLVVSHVNPDGDAIGSTLGVGQILKQLGKRYVMVNESAIPQKYQFLPDCGQIRSPEDLRTEAPFSYVIAVDAADADRMGECRKLFARDVHILNIDHHATNDRFGTVNVVIPDAAATAQVLYDWVEQMGLEWTQELATCIYTGLLTDTGGFRYANTTPRVMNQAAHLIDRKVEAHRIAEEVLETTTLAHLQLLRKALETLRLSKDGQIAWMWIRRRDIEATGAREEDWDGIVNYARNVMGVDVGILFREVNEKTIRVSFRSRRIVDVGALAQTLGGGGHARAAGCTIMGSAGEVERQVLQKVASALRRVVS, from the coding sequence ATGATGTGGGAGACCAATAATCAATTGGAGGCGGCCACCCGTTTCGTTCAGGACGCTGACCGGTTTCTCGTGGTTTCCCATGTCAATCCCGACGGTGACGCGATCGGTTCGACCCTCGGCGTCGGGCAAATCCTGAAACAATTGGGGAAACGTTACGTGATGGTCAACGAATCCGCTATCCCGCAGAAATATCAATTCCTCCCGGATTGTGGCCAAATCCGGTCCCCGGAAGATCTTCGCACCGAGGCGCCGTTTTCCTATGTAATCGCGGTGGATGCGGCGGATGCTGATCGCATGGGGGAGTGTCGGAAGCTGTTCGCCCGGGATGTGCACATTCTCAACATCGACCATCACGCCACCAATGACCGCTTCGGCACGGTCAACGTGGTCATTCCTGATGCGGCGGCGACGGCGCAAGTGCTGTACGATTGGGTCGAACAGATGGGATTGGAGTGGACCCAAGAATTGGCCACCTGCATTTACACGGGGTTATTGACTGATACGGGCGGCTTTCGATACGCCAATACCACCCCCCGGGTGATGAACCAAGCGGCCCACCTGATCGATCGGAAAGTGGAAGCACACCGGATTGCGGAGGAAGTGTTGGAAACCACTACGTTGGCGCATTTGCAACTGTTGCGCAAAGCGCTGGAAACGCTGCGCCTTTCCAAAGACGGGCAGATCGCCTGGATGTGGATCCGGCGGCGAGACATCGAAGCGACAGGAGCCAGAGAAGAGGATTGGGACGGCATCGTCAATTACGCCCGTAATGTGATGGGCGTTGATGTGGGCATTCTGTTCCGTGAAGTCAATGAGAAAACGATTCGCGTCAGCTTTCGCTCGCGCAGAATCGTGGATGTCGGCGCATTGGCACAGACATTGGGTGGTGGCGGACATGCACGGGCGGCCGGCTGCACGATCATGGGAAGCGCCGGGGAAGTGGAACGGCAAGTGTTGCAAAAGGTGGCCAGCGCCCTGCGGCGCGTGGTGTCATGA
- the rbfA gene encoding 30S ribosome-binding factor RbfA: MARIRVSRVGEQIKKELSQILQQELKDPRIGFVTITSVEMSGDLQHAKVYVSVMGDEEQKKNTLAALNKAKGFIRSEIGRRITLRHTPELVFKVDESIEHGQYINQLLREVKTDDVGDQ, encoded by the coding sequence ATGGCTCGCATCCGCGTGAGTCGCGTCGGCGAACAAATCAAAAAAGAGTTGAGCCAGATTTTGCAACAAGAACTGAAAGACCCCCGCATCGGTTTTGTTACGATCACCTCGGTCGAAATGAGTGGGGATCTCCAACACGCCAAAGTCTATGTCAGCGTCATGGGCGACGAAGAGCAGAAGAAAAACACCTTGGCGGCATTGAACAAGGCCAAGGGATTCATCCGGTCGGAGATTGGGCGACGCATTACCTTGCGTCATACGCCCGAGCTGGTCTTCAAGGTGGATGAATCCATCGAGCACGGTCAATACATCAATCAATTGTTGAGAGAAGTGAAAACGGATGATGTGGGAGACCAATAA
- a CDS encoding DUF503 domain-containing protein has product MYVGIQECEGRIIGSTSLKEKRRVIKSGISRIQHRFNLSVAEVGFQDDRQRTRLAMAGVGSSRKVVEQELRQALRLLEDLDGLEILHAELSFV; this is encoded by the coding sequence GTGTACGTCGGCATTCAGGAATGTGAAGGACGGATCATCGGATCCACCTCGCTCAAAGAGAAGCGTCGGGTGATCAAGAGCGGGATCAGCCGGATTCAACACCGGTTCAACCTGTCGGTGGCGGAAGTCGGATTCCAGGACGACCGCCAACGCACCCGCTTAGCCATGGCCGGAGTCGGCTCCAGCAGAAAAGTGGTGGAACAGGAGCTCCGGCAGGCTTTGCGCCTGCTGGAGGATTTGGATGGATTGGAAATTTTGCACGCGGAACTATCGTTCGTGTAG
- the infB gene encoding translation initiation factor IF-2, with protein sequence MTKLRVYEYAKQMNMSSKEVLTILQRMNINVNNHMSVMDDQMVQKVEQFIKNVKEQNAPIKAKQSGVSGNKRPNGSSKTQEETKGQPKAAEQKNMGGKNKEVNMKKQRNKAANDTGETVGIKGKSSRKGAFDNRENGGKKGRGKKQKDRNRRPAQSEKPAPKLPSEIEISGPMTVGEAAKLMRREAADVIRKLMGLGVLATINQEIDPDTITLVAEEYGIKVKVKEEIDESAFEEIEEIDDPEDLQERPPVVTIMGHVDHGKTTLLDTIRHSNITAGEAGGITQHIGAYQVEANGKKITFLDTPGHAAFTTMRARGAKVTDITVLVVAADDGVMPQTVEAINHAKAADVPIIVAVNKMDKPDANPDRVKQQLMEHGLVPEEWGGDTIFVPVSALKGEGIDELLEMILLVAEVQELKANPNKRARGVVIEAELDKGRGPVATVLVQNGTLRVGDSIVAGNYFGKVRAMVNDRGRRIKAAPPSTPVEILGLQDVPNAGDAFMVFEDEKKARAIAEKRAEKQRQQELRAQSRVTLDDLYKQIQEGEVKELNIIIKADVQGSVEALRGALEKIDVEGVRVKIIHSAVGAITESDIILASASNAIIIGFNVRPEPNARATAEQEKVDIRLHRVIYNVIEEIEAAMKGMLDPEYEEKVVGSAEVRQIFKVSRIGTIAGCYVTEGKIVRDGKVRLIRDGIVVHDGEIDTLKRFKDDVREVAQGYECGLTLKNFNDIKEGDVVEVYVIQEVER encoded by the coding sequence TTGACCAAACTTCGTGTATACGAATATGCAAAACAGATGAATATGAGTAGTAAGGAAGTATTGACCATCCTGCAACGGATGAACATCAACGTGAATAATCATATGAGCGTAATGGACGATCAAATGGTGCAAAAGGTGGAACAGTTCATCAAAAATGTGAAGGAGCAAAATGCTCCGATCAAAGCGAAACAGTCCGGGGTATCCGGCAACAAACGCCCAAACGGATCGTCCAAAACGCAAGAGGAAACCAAAGGACAACCAAAAGCGGCGGAGCAAAAAAACATGGGTGGGAAGAACAAAGAGGTGAACATGAAGAAACAACGGAACAAAGCAGCAAACGATACCGGGGAAACGGTCGGAATCAAAGGAAAATCATCACGTAAAGGTGCGTTTGACAACCGCGAGAACGGTGGAAAAAAAGGACGGGGCAAAAAACAAAAAGATCGGAATCGTCGTCCTGCGCAATCGGAGAAACCGGCACCGAAGCTGCCGTCGGAAATTGAGATTTCGGGACCGATGACAGTTGGTGAAGCAGCCAAACTGATGCGTCGGGAAGCTGCTGATGTAATCCGCAAGTTGATGGGTCTCGGTGTGTTGGCCACCATCAACCAGGAAATCGATCCGGATACGATCACCCTGGTGGCGGAGGAATATGGCATCAAGGTAAAAGTCAAAGAAGAGATCGACGAATCGGCCTTTGAAGAAATCGAAGAAATCGATGATCCCGAAGATTTGCAGGAACGGCCGCCAGTGGTTACGATCATGGGGCACGTGGACCACGGAAAAACCACGCTGTTGGATACGATTCGCCACTCCAATATCACAGCGGGAGAAGCCGGGGGCATTACCCAACACATCGGAGCATACCAAGTGGAAGCCAATGGCAAGAAAATCACGTTCCTCGACACCCCAGGTCACGCCGCGTTCACGACGATGCGGGCGCGCGGAGCCAAGGTGACGGACATCACCGTGCTGGTCGTCGCTGCGGATGACGGTGTGATGCCACAGACCGTGGAGGCGATCAACCACGCCAAGGCGGCCGACGTGCCAATCATCGTGGCGGTGAATAAGATGGACAAACCGGATGCCAATCCGGACCGCGTCAAGCAACAATTGATGGAACACGGTTTGGTGCCGGAAGAATGGGGTGGAGACACCATTTTTGTCCCTGTGTCCGCACTTAAGGGTGAAGGGATTGACGAGCTTCTGGAAATGATTTTGCTCGTGGCCGAAGTGCAGGAATTGAAAGCCAATCCCAATAAACGTGCGCGCGGTGTCGTCATCGAAGCCGAGTTGGACAAGGGACGCGGACCTGTCGCCACCGTGTTGGTGCAAAACGGGACGTTGCGTGTCGGTGACAGCATCGTGGCCGGCAACTACTTCGGTAAAGTGCGGGCGATGGTCAACGACCGTGGACGAAGGATCAAAGCAGCACCGCCGTCTACGCCGGTGGAAATTTTGGGACTGCAGGACGTGCCGAATGCCGGGGATGCGTTCATGGTCTTTGAAGACGAGAAAAAAGCGAGGGCCATCGCTGAAAAACGTGCTGAGAAACAGCGGCAACAGGAGCTGCGTGCGCAAAGTCGCGTTACGTTGGACGATCTGTACAAGCAGATTCAGGAAGGCGAAGTGAAGGAGCTCAACATCATCATCAAGGCCGACGTGCAGGGTTCGGTGGAGGCGTTGCGCGGGGCCTTGGAAAAGATCGATGTCGAGGGGGTTCGGGTGAAGATCATCCACTCCGCTGTGGGTGCGATCACCGAATCCGACATCATTCTGGCATCTGCTTCTAATGCGATCATCATCGGTTTCAACGTCCGGCCTGAACCGAATGCCCGGGCCACGGCGGAACAGGAAAAAGTGGATATTCGACTGCACCGCGTGATTTACAATGTGATCGAAGAAATCGAAGCGGCGATGAAGGGGATGCTGGACCCCGAATACGAAGAAAAAGTGGTCGGTTCGGCAGAAGTGCGTCAGATCTTCAAAGTCTCCCGGATCGGGACGATTGCTGGTTGCTACGTTACGGAGGGCAAAATTGTCCGCGACGGAAAAGTGCGCTTGATCCGCGACGGCATCGTGGTACACGACGGGGAGATCGACACACTGAAGCGCTTCAAAGACGATGTGCGTGAAGTAGCTCAGGGATACGAATGCGGTTTAACCCTCAAAAACTTTAACGACATCAAAGAGGGCGATGTGGTCGAAGTGTACGTCATCCAAGAAGTGGAGCGGTGA
- a CDS encoding YlxQ family RNA-binding protein: MDKRLQLLGLAQRAGKVVTGEEAVLRAIRSGQAAAVILAEDASDNTRKRFTDKCSYYNVPLWYMGTRTELGRAIGKPERVVIALTDPGFARAMRQKAE; encoded by the coding sequence ATGGATAAACGGTTACAACTGCTTGGCTTGGCACAGCGCGCGGGGAAAGTCGTGACCGGAGAGGAAGCAGTGCTGCGGGCAATCCGCTCGGGTCAAGCCGCCGCGGTGATTTTGGCGGAAGATGCATCCGACAACACGCGGAAGCGGTTTACCGATAAATGTTCATACTACAATGTTCCCCTTTGGTACATGGGGACACGGACTGAACTGGGAAGAGCGATCGGGAAGCCGGAACGGGTGGTGATTGCGCTCACTGACCCCGGTTTTGCCCGTGCGATGAGGCAGAAGGCAGAGTAA
- the rnpM gene encoding RNase P modulator RnpM, producing MRTRKVPMRKCVACQEMMPKKELIRVVRTPEQEILIDPTGKKSGRGAYLCGKEECFRLAKKKKALDRALKVQVDDSIYDRLQEELSRVNLHG from the coding sequence ATGCGGACCAGAAAGGTACCGATGCGAAAATGTGTCGCGTGTCAGGAAATGATGCCGAAAAAGGAACTGATTAGGGTGGTTCGGACACCGGAGCAAGAGATCCTGATTGACCCCACCGGGAAAAAATCGGGTCGAGGCGCTTATCTGTGCGGTAAGGAGGAGTGCTTCCGGTTGGCCAAAAAGAAAAAAGCGCTGGACCGGGCACTCAAAGTGCAAGTGGACGATTCGATCTACGACCGGTTACAAGAAGAGTTGTCACGGGTGAATTTGCATGGATAA
- the nusA gene encoding transcription termination factor NusA, with translation MNAEFIEALNQLEKEKGISKDVLIEALEAALISGYKRNFHSAQNVRVDIDRETGVVRVFARKTVVDEVTDPRLEISLEAAREINPAYQLDDIVEIEVTPKDFGRIAAQTAKQVVTQRIREAERNIIYDQFVDREEDIVTGVVQRADHRQYYIDLGKVEALLPYNETMPGERFKQGERVKTYITRVEKSTKGPMIYVSRTHPGLLKRLFELEVPEIYEGIVEIKSVAREAGFRSKIAVSSRDEQVDPVGACVGHRGMRVQTVVNELRGEKIDIVRYSDDPQEFVANALSPSKVVSVDILEDEKVARVVVPDHQLSLAIGKEGQNARLAAKLTGWKIDIKSESEAQEEANVDEVTDTLEPDVETTEEENA, from the coding sequence ATGAATGCAGAGTTCATCGAGGCCCTCAATCAGCTGGAAAAAGAGAAAGGCATCAGCAAGGACGTGTTGATCGAGGCGTTGGAAGCCGCGCTGATCTCCGGTTACAAACGCAATTTCCACTCCGCGCAGAACGTGCGGGTGGACATTGACCGTGAAACCGGCGTGGTGCGTGTATTTGCTCGAAAAACAGTCGTCGATGAGGTAACTGATCCGCGGTTGGAGATATCGCTGGAGGCCGCCAGGGAGATCAATCCCGCCTATCAGCTGGATGATATCGTCGAAATTGAAGTGACACCGAAAGATTTCGGACGGATCGCTGCCCAGACCGCCAAACAGGTGGTCACCCAACGCATCCGCGAGGCTGAACGCAATATCATTTACGACCAGTTTGTAGATCGCGAGGAGGACATTGTCACTGGCGTGGTACAGCGGGCCGATCATCGCCAGTACTATATCGACCTGGGCAAGGTGGAAGCGCTCCTGCCGTATAACGAAACGATGCCGGGTGAGCGTTTCAAACAGGGCGAACGGGTGAAAACGTACATCACCCGGGTCGAGAAATCGACCAAAGGGCCGATGATCTATGTTTCCCGTACCCATCCCGGTCTTTTGAAACGGTTATTTGAGTTGGAAGTGCCAGAAATCTACGAAGGGATCGTTGAGATCAAATCGGTGGCGAGAGAAGCCGGCTTCCGTTCCAAAATCGCGGTGTCGTCTCGGGATGAACAGGTGGACCCGGTCGGCGCTTGCGTGGGACACCGCGGCATGCGTGTGCAGACAGTGGTGAATGAGCTGCGCGGAGAGAAAATCGACATCGTCCGCTACTCCGATGATCCGCAGGAATTCGTTGCCAATGCGCTCAGTCCATCCAAGGTGGTCAGCGTGGACATCTTGGAGGATGAGAAAGTGGCTCGCGTGGTCGTGCCGGACCATCAACTGTCGCTGGCGATCGGCAAAGAAGGGCAGAATGCCCGACTGGCGGCCAAATTGACCGGTTGGAAGATCGACATCAAGAGCGAATCGGAAGCGCAAGAAGAAGCAAATGTTGATGAGGTAACCGACACCTTGGAACCGGATGTAGAAACAACGGAAGAAGAGAACGCATAA
- the rimP gene encoding ribosome maturation factor RimP, whose translation MSQQVVETVEQLAAPILAAEGLELVDITFQKEGKNWYLRLFIDKIEGRVDLDDISRVSEKLSEELDRVDPIPGAYFLEVSSPGAERPLKKPRDFERAVGKFVHITTLEPVAGRNKFEGTLTAYAPDVLTVEVEGKPVEIPFDKVSKARLAIVF comes from the coding sequence TTGAGCCAGCAGGTAGTGGAAACGGTTGAACAGTTGGCGGCCCCCATTTTGGCAGCGGAGGGGCTGGAACTGGTCGACATCACGTTCCAAAAGGAAGGAAAAAACTGGTATTTGCGTTTGTTCATCGATAAAATCGAGGGGCGCGTCGACTTGGACGACATCAGCCGCGTCAGTGAAAAGCTGAGCGAAGAACTGGACCGTGTCGACCCCATTCCCGGGGCCTATTTCCTGGAGGTTTCTTCGCCGGGGGCGGAACGGCCGCTGAAAAAACCACGGGATTTTGAGCGGGCCGTGGGAAAATTCGTCCATATCACCACGTTGGAGCCGGTTGCCGGACGCAACAAGTTTGAGGGAACATTGACTGCATACGCGCCGGATGTGCTCACGGTCGAGGTCGAAGGCAAACCGGTGGAAATTCCATTTGACAAAGTATCGAAAGCACGGTTGGCCATTGTTTTTTAA